A genome region from Nocardioides cynanchi includes the following:
- a CDS encoding MoaD/ThiS family protein, with the protein MSVSVRIPTILRTYTGGESEVSADGATLTEVLDSLDSSYSGIKGRIIDEKGELRRFVNVYVGNDDVRFLDNLATPTPDGTQISVIPAVAGGC; encoded by the coding sequence ATGAGTGTGTCCGTACGCATCCCGACCATCCTGCGCACCTACACCGGAGGGGAGTCCGAGGTGTCCGCCGACGGCGCGACCCTGACCGAGGTGCTCGACAGCCTGGACAGCAGCTACTCCGGGATCAAGGGCCGGATCATCGACGAGAAGGGCGAGCTGCGCCGCTTCGTCAACGTGTACGTCGGCAACGACGACGTCCGCTTCCTCGACAACCTCGCGACGCCCACCCCGGACGGCACCCAGATCTCGGTGATCCCGGCCGTCGCCGGCGGCTGCTAG
- a CDS encoding lipase family alpha/beta hydrolase produces the protein MLDSLAPARRRLFLGVGGVVAAALLVGGVAFGVSAVHGGHTVTPVSQDAQPPVLIVPGYGGGTGGLETLAAALRAHGRDATIVQLAGDGTGDLETQAAVLQRAVQTALGRGAPSVDIVGYSAGGVTARLWFRAYDGGSVARRIVTLGSPQHGTDLAALASDLAPDSCPVACQQLATDSDLIRSLDSGDETPPGPAWVSIWTTDDRISTPPQTASLDGALDLTVQSVCPGRSVTHGQLPEDPAVVAMVLAELARTPPVVPPSSVCAAA, from the coding sequence GTGCTCGACTCCCTGGCCCCGGCCCGCCGCCGGCTCTTCCTCGGTGTCGGGGGAGTGGTCGCGGCGGCGCTGCTGGTGGGGGGCGTCGCCTTCGGCGTCTCGGCCGTGCACGGCGGCCACACCGTCACACCGGTGAGCCAGGACGCGCAGCCGCCGGTGCTGATCGTGCCCGGGTACGGCGGGGGGACCGGCGGCCTGGAGACCCTCGCCGCCGCGTTGAGGGCGCACGGCCGGGACGCCACGATCGTGCAGCTGGCCGGCGACGGGACCGGTGACCTCGAGACCCAGGCGGCCGTGCTGCAGCGGGCCGTGCAGACCGCCCTGGGTCGCGGGGCGCCGTCGGTCGACATCGTCGGCTACTCCGCCGGAGGCGTCACCGCCCGCCTCTGGTTCCGGGCGTACGACGGCGGGTCGGTCGCCCGGCGCATCGTCACCCTCGGCTCGCCCCAGCACGGCACCGACCTGGCCGCGCTGGCGAGCGACCTCGCCCCCGACTCCTGCCCGGTCGCCTGCCAGCAGCTGGCCACCGACAGCGACCTGATCCGGTCGCTGGACTCCGGCGACGAGACCCCGCCGGGCCCGGCCTGGGTCTCGATCTGGACCACCGACGACCGGATCTCGACGCCACCGCAGACCGCCTCCCTGGACGGCGCGCTCGACCTGACCGTGCAGTCGGTGTGTCCCGGCCGGTCGGTCACCCACGGGCAGCTCCCCGAGGACCCCGCCGTGGTCGCGATGGTGCTGGCCGAGCTGGCCCGCACCCCGCCCGTCGTACCCCCCTCGTCGGTGTGCGCCGCCGCCTGA
- a CDS encoding ABC transporter permease produces the protein MELRKMLRSRRTWVTIAIIDFLPSLVAVLLSVTDLGPRPGTGPAFLSAVLADGSLFPLAAIAIILPLFLPAAVAITAGETIAGEAQQGTLRYLLIRPVGRTRLLVAKLVSVMAFVLLTLLVVAVTAYVLGVVLLGHQDVGAATTTFSGTQLTTPQLVERTGLALAYALLSMLGVAAVALFLSTLVRSPLAAAMGTLALLIGSSLLLTLDAAHGLRPYLVTRYWLAFVDLFRDPILWHDVVHGVLLQVGYVVVFLGAAWANFVTKDITD, from the coding sequence GTGGAGCTGCGCAAGATGCTGCGCAGCCGGCGGACCTGGGTGACCATCGCGATCATCGACTTCCTGCCGTCGCTGGTCGCGGTGCTGCTCTCGGTCACCGACCTCGGCCCCCGGCCCGGCACCGGGCCGGCGTTCCTGTCCGCGGTGCTGGCCGACGGGTCGCTCTTCCCCCTGGCTGCGATCGCGATCATCCTGCCGCTGTTCCTGCCGGCGGCGGTGGCGATCACCGCCGGCGAGACCATCGCCGGCGAGGCCCAACAAGGAACCCTTCGCTACCTGCTGATCCGGCCGGTCGGGCGGACCCGGCTGCTCGTCGCCAAGCTGGTGTCGGTGATGGCCTTCGTGCTGCTCACACTGCTCGTGGTCGCGGTCACGGCGTACGTCCTGGGCGTGGTCCTGCTCGGACACCAGGACGTCGGGGCGGCCACGACGACCTTCTCGGGCACCCAGCTGACGACCCCGCAGCTGGTCGAGCGGACCGGGTTGGCCCTGGCCTACGCGCTGCTCTCGATGCTGGGCGTCGCTGCCGTCGCGCTGTTCCTCTCGACCCTGGTGCGCTCGCCCCTGGCGGCGGCGATGGGCACGCTCGCGCTGCTGATCGGCTCGAGCCTGCTGCTCACCCTGGACGCCGCGCACGGCCTGCGGCCCTACCTGGTGACCCGCTACTGGCTGGCGTTCGTCGACCTGTTCCGCGACCCCATCCTGTGGCACGACGTGGTGCACGGCGTGCTGCTGCAGGTCGGCTACGTCGTGGTGTTCCTGGGTGCCGCGTGGGCCAACTTCGTGACCAAGGACATCACCGACTGA
- a CDS encoding ABC transporter ATP-binding protein, producing the protein MIRTRGLTKRYGAVLAVDDLDLDVAEGDVYGFLGPNGSGKTTTVRMLLGLVLATSGEIELLGRQMPADAGEVLPQVGALVEGPAAYPGISGRANLALVDAIGPKGLRASRAGRIDDALDAVGLGGVDGRPVRTYSLGMRQRLGLAAALLRTPRLLVLDEPTNGLDPQGIREIRDLLLGLNDRGTTVFLSSHLLAEVEQLCDRVGVLDRGRLVVQERLDLLQQPTGRLEVRTLDVGRARALLDGQVEHADAERLLIRHPDAAALNALLVGGGVRVELLAPERRTLEDVVLEATQAGSDRVARP; encoded by the coding sequence ATGATCAGGACCCGGGGGCTGACCAAGAGGTACGGCGCGGTGCTCGCCGTCGACGACCTCGACCTGGACGTCGCCGAGGGAGACGTCTACGGCTTCCTCGGACCCAACGGCTCGGGCAAGACCACGACCGTGCGGATGCTGCTCGGACTGGTGCTGGCGACCTCGGGCGAGATCGAGCTGCTGGGCCGGCAGATGCCGGCCGACGCGGGCGAGGTGCTGCCCCAGGTGGGTGCCCTCGTCGAAGGACCCGCGGCCTACCCGGGGATCTCGGGCCGGGCCAACCTGGCCCTCGTCGACGCGATCGGGCCGAAGGGTCTGCGGGCCTCGCGGGCCGGACGCATCGACGACGCGCTCGACGCCGTGGGCCTCGGCGGCGTCGACGGCCGACCCGTCCGCACCTACTCGCTCGGGATGCGGCAGCGGCTCGGCCTGGCCGCTGCCCTGCTCCGCACCCCGCGGCTGCTGGTGCTCGACGAGCCGACGAACGGTCTCGATCCCCAGGGGATCCGCGAGATCCGCGACCTCCTGCTCGGCCTGAACGACCGTGGCACGACCGTGTTCCTCTCCTCGCACCTGCTGGCCGAGGTCGAGCAGCTCTGCGACCGGGTCGGCGTGCTGGACCGGGGCCGGCTCGTGGTGCAGGAGCGGCTCGACCTGCTCCAGCAGCCCACCGGCCGGCTCGAGGTGCGCACCCTCGACGTGGGTCGCGCCCGCGCGCTGCTGGACGGCCAGGTCGAGCACGCGGACGCCGAACGGCTGCTGATCCGGCACCCGGACGCCGCTGCCCTCAACGCCCTGCTCGTGGGGGGCGGCGTCCGGGTCGAGCTGCTCGCACCCGAGCGCCGTACCCTCGAGGACGTCGTGCTCGAGGCGACGCAGGCAGGCTCGGACCGGGTGGCACGCCCATGA
- a CDS encoding ATP-binding cassette domain-containing protein, translating into MSSDAGSRPEDAAGPMPAAVPSMIRVVKLGYRAEPRLLVASLAMTLLQALPDALVALWLALVTDGVVHHDRTRLLVGALGLAASATLMWALQVTLTRTIRRLGDRLNIMFQGHVARLQAEVATVEHHERPAYLDRIAVLRTGVFALDHLFGSMFTLVGWLVRLVFVSVLLAAIHPALLLLLPAAVPLLLVAAWRPKVEKRAEERVASDARLGRHLFQLATTAPPGKELRVTGNQHDLVVRRREAWGRFFALVRATQLATAAWTAAAWTLFGLAFVAAVAWVATGLDASPGSVVLVLTAGGRLSAYVGSAVGELGFLRGIWLDSAQRLAWLEDFAAGQNSRTDQPAPDRLEQGIAFEGVSFVYPGTTRTVLEDVDLLLPAGSVVAVVGENGAGKSTLVKLLARMYHPTSGRVTADGVDIGRMDVTQWRERLSGAFQDFARLEFVAATTVGLGDEPRRDDREAVGSAVDRAGASTVVDDLRDGLDTQLGPSWDDGVDVSFGQWQKLALARGYMRPEPVLLMLDEPTAALDAETEHALFERFAVGAREAAANGRVTVLVSHRFSTVRMADLIVVLDGARVAEVGSHAELMARGGTYAELYAIQAGSYA; encoded by the coding sequence ATGTCCTCTGACGCAGGCAGCCGGCCCGAGGACGCCGCCGGTCCGATGCCGGCCGCGGTCCCGTCGATGATCCGGGTGGTGAAGCTGGGCTACCGCGCCGAGCCCCGGCTGCTCGTCGCGTCGCTGGCGATGACCCTGCTGCAGGCCCTGCCCGACGCCCTGGTCGCACTCTGGCTGGCCCTGGTCACCGACGGGGTGGTCCACCACGACCGGACCAGGCTGCTGGTCGGCGCCCTGGGGCTGGCCGCGTCGGCGACCTTGATGTGGGCGCTCCAGGTGACCCTGACCCGCACCATCCGCCGGCTCGGCGACCGGCTCAACATCATGTTCCAGGGCCATGTCGCGCGACTGCAGGCCGAGGTCGCCACCGTCGAGCACCACGAGCGACCGGCCTACCTCGACCGGATCGCCGTGCTCCGCACCGGGGTGTTCGCGCTCGACCATCTCTTCGGGTCGATGTTCACCCTGGTCGGCTGGCTGGTCCGGCTTGTCTTCGTCTCGGTCCTCCTGGCCGCGATCCATCCCGCGCTGCTGCTCCTCCTGCCCGCCGCCGTACCCCTGCTGCTGGTGGCGGCCTGGCGGCCGAAGGTCGAGAAGCGCGCCGAGGAGCGGGTCGCCTCCGACGCCCGGCTCGGCCGGCACCTGTTCCAGCTCGCCACCACGGCGCCACCGGGCAAGGAGCTCCGGGTCACCGGCAACCAGCACGATCTCGTCGTCCGGCGCCGCGAGGCGTGGGGCCGGTTCTTCGCGCTGGTGCGCGCCACCCAGCTGGCCACCGCCGCCTGGACCGCCGCGGCCTGGACCCTCTTCGGGCTGGCGTTCGTGGCCGCCGTGGCCTGGGTGGCGACCGGCCTCGACGCGAGCCCGGGCTCCGTGGTGCTGGTGCTGACCGCGGGCGGCCGGCTCTCGGCGTACGTCGGCTCGGCGGTCGGCGAGCTCGGCTTCCTGCGTGGCATCTGGCTCGACTCCGCCCAGCGCCTGGCCTGGCTCGAGGACTTCGCCGCCGGCCAGAACTCCCGCACCGACCAGCCGGCACCCGACCGGCTGGAGCAGGGCATCGCCTTCGAGGGCGTCTCGTTCGTCTACCCCGGTACGACGAGAACGGTGCTCGAGGACGTCGACCTCCTGCTCCCCGCCGGCAGCGTCGTCGCGGTCGTCGGCGAGAACGGCGCCGGCAAGTCGACCCTGGTCAAGCTGCTGGCCCGGATGTACCACCCCACGTCGGGGCGGGTGACCGCCGACGGCGTCGACATCGGCCGGATGGACGTCACCCAGTGGCGGGAGCGGCTCTCGGGTGCCTTCCAGGACTTCGCCCGCCTGGAGTTCGTCGCCGCGACAACGGTCGGTCTGGGCGACGAGCCCCGCCGCGACGACCGGGAAGCCGTGGGCTCGGCGGTCGACCGCGCCGGAGCGAGCACGGTGGTCGACGACCTGCGCGACGGGCTCGACACCCAGCTCGGGCCGTCGTGGGACGACGGCGTCGACGTGAGCTTCGGGCAGTGGCAGAAGCTCGCGCTGGCCCGCGGCTACATGCGGCCCGAGCCGGTGCTGCTGATGCTCGACGAGCCGACGGCCGCCCTCGACGCGGAGACCGAGCACGCCCTCTTCGAGCGATTCGCCGTCGGTGCCCGCGAGGCCGCCGCCAACGGTCGGGTCACCGTACTCGTCTCCCACCGCTTCTCGACGGTCCGGATGGCCGATCTGATCGTGGTCCTCGACGGTGCCCGCGTCGCCGAGGTCGGCAGCCACGCCGAGCTGATGGCCCGCGGCGGCACCTACGCCGAGCTCTACGCGATCCAGGCCGGCTCGTACGCCTGA
- a CDS encoding ABC transporter ATP-binding protein, protein MAPRLSRFGPAAVARRPAARFFVTLTRSVPGLASAWWALLAVRSLVPAALAIATGLLVGRVESGGDLTAPLVGFAVAFVLSQVGPPLHQVVGALAGYRFSSVLNDRLMAATLGPDGIGHLERGDLTNDLTTARDFDLGWTAPPMFLNMDFIAQGLVLLLGGIVSAIVLVGFAWWAPVLLLAAWGATHWLLRESGVWRDRNTDEVKTARRHTSYAYDLATEPAAAKEVRLFGLSPWLLERFTAHRLRLHDLQYDATRLRERSLAGALVIVLAANTLLFWLLAQRGYDGRLGLQAVVTYAGAAFGASSIAFGGLSWALDGAAAPVLAILALEPEMARSGALAAGGAAPARSGRSPEIRFRDVTFTYPTGSRPVLEGFDLTIPAGVSLAIVGQNGAGKTTIAKLLCRLYDPDSGSIEIDGTDLRDLDLAAWRSEVAAVFQDFVRYELSLADNVSPLGGDRAVVESALARAGALGLAELDAPMAKGYPGGVELSGGQWQRVALARAIAKVDAGADVVLLDEPTAMLDVRGESEIFRRVLDATSQTTTILVSHRFSTVRQAQLICVVEHGRALELGSHEELMALGGRYRTMYDLQASRFVEVDEHGEEVVHDVL, encoded by the coding sequence GTGGCGCCTCGACTCTCTCGGTTCGGCCCGGCCGCCGTCGCCCGACGTCCGGCCGCGCGCTTCTTCGTCACCCTGACCAGGTCGGTGCCGGGGCTGGCCTCCGCGTGGTGGGCCCTGCTCGCGGTCCGGTCGCTGGTGCCTGCGGCTCTGGCGATCGCCACCGGCCTGCTGGTCGGGCGGGTCGAGTCCGGCGGCGACCTCACCGCTCCGCTGGTCGGGTTCGCCGTCGCGTTCGTCCTCTCCCAGGTCGGGCCGCCCCTGCACCAGGTGGTCGGGGCGCTGGCCGGCTACCGGTTCAGCAGCGTGCTCAACGACCGGCTGATGGCGGCGACCCTGGGTCCCGACGGCATCGGCCACCTCGAGCGCGGCGACCTCACCAACGACCTGACCACCGCGCGCGACTTCGACCTCGGCTGGACCGCTCCGCCGATGTTCCTCAACATGGACTTCATCGCCCAGGGGCTGGTGCTGCTCCTCGGAGGCATCGTGTCCGCGATCGTGCTGGTCGGCTTCGCCTGGTGGGCTCCGGTGCTGCTCCTCGCAGCGTGGGGCGCCACCCACTGGCTGCTGCGGGAGAGCGGCGTCTGGCGGGACCGCAACACCGACGAGGTCAAGACCGCGCGCCGCCACACGTCGTACGCCTACGACCTGGCGACCGAGCCCGCCGCGGCCAAGGAGGTGCGGCTGTTCGGGCTCTCGCCCTGGCTGCTCGAACGGTTCACCGCCCACCGGCTGCGCCTGCACGACCTCCAGTACGACGCCACCCGGCTGCGCGAGCGGTCGTTGGCCGGCGCCCTGGTGATCGTGCTCGCCGCCAACACGCTGCTGTTCTGGCTGCTCGCCCAGCGGGGGTACGACGGGCGGCTGGGGCTCCAGGCCGTCGTGACCTATGCGGGAGCGGCGTTCGGCGCGAGCTCGATCGCGTTCGGCGGCCTGAGCTGGGCCCTCGACGGGGCCGCAGCGCCGGTGCTGGCGATCCTCGCGCTCGAGCCGGAGATGGCCCGATCCGGTGCGCTCGCCGCGGGAGGAGCGGCACCGGCACGGTCCGGGCGCTCCCCCGAGATCCGGTTCCGAGACGTCACCTTCACCTACCCGACCGGCAGCAGGCCGGTGCTCGAGGGCTTCGACCTCACCATCCCGGCGGGGGTCTCGCTGGCCATCGTCGGGCAGAACGGCGCCGGCAAGACCACCATCGCCAAGCTGCTGTGCCGGCTCTACGACCCCGACTCCGGCTCGATCGAGATCGACGGCACCGACCTGCGCGACCTCGACCTGGCGGCCTGGCGGAGCGAGGTGGCCGCCGTCTTCCAGGACTTCGTCCGCTACGAGCTGTCCCTCGCCGACAACGTCTCGCCGCTCGGGGGCGACCGCGCCGTGGTCGAGAGCGCCCTCGCTCGGGCCGGTGCCCTCGGTCTGGCCGAGCTCGACGCCCCGATGGCCAAGGGCTACCCCGGCGGGGTGGAGCTGTCCGGCGGTCAGTGGCAGCGGGTCGCGCTGGCCCGGGCGATCGCCAAGGTCGACGCCGGTGCCGACGTGGTGCTCCTCGACGAGCCGACGGCGATGCTCGACGTACGCGGTGAGTCCGAGATCTTCCGACGGGTGCTGGACGCGACGTCCCAGACCACCACGATCCTGGTGTCCCACCGCTTCTCCACGGTGCGCCAGGCCCAGCTGATCTGCGTGGTCGAGCACGGCCGGGCCCTCGAGCTGGGCAGCCACGAGGAGCTGATGGCGCTGGGCGGCCGCTACCGCACGATGTACGACCTCCAGGCCAGCCGTTTCGTCGAGGTCGACGAGCACGGGGAGGAGGTCGTCCACGATGTCCTCTGA
- a CDS encoding SigE family RNA polymerase sigma factor produces MTEADEREEFTRWARARQQHLLRASLLLTGDRQRAEDLVQEALAKVAARWSRLQTTSPDAYARTVMFHDHISWWRARRHEVLTAYDVDGVAEGVVPERRILLLAALRTLTPRQRAVVVLRYFEDLTERQTAEVLGVSVGTVKSQTHLSLRRLREAAPELAEFLHEES; encoded by the coding sequence GTGACCGAGGCCGATGAGCGCGAGGAGTTCACGCGCTGGGCGCGGGCCCGGCAACAGCACCTCCTGCGTGCCTCCCTGCTGCTCACCGGTGACCGGCAGCGGGCCGAGGACCTGGTGCAGGAGGCTCTGGCCAAGGTCGCGGCCCGGTGGAGTCGTCTGCAGACCACGAGCCCGGATGCCTACGCGCGCACCGTGATGTTCCACGACCACATCTCGTGGTGGCGCGCTCGACGCCACGAGGTGCTCACCGCGTACGACGTGGACGGCGTCGCGGAGGGCGTCGTGCCCGAGCGCCGGATCCTCCTGCTGGCCGCGCTGCGCACGCTGACCCCTCGCCAGCGGGCGGTGGTCGTGCTGCGCTACTTCGAGGACCTCACCGAGCGCCAGACAGCGGAGGTGCTCGGCGTCTCGGTCGGCACCGTGAAGAGCCAGACCCACCTGTCCCTGCGCCGCCTGCGCGAGGCCGCGCCCGAGCTCGCCGAGTTCCTGCACGAGGAGTCGTGA